One window from the genome of Metabacillus flavus encodes:
- a CDS encoding uroporphyrinogen-III synthase has product MNKEKPLSGKKILITREKNQAASFARLIEEKGGLPFVIPLIAFDAADDETQILNELSRLHTYQWIIFTSVNGVRFFDYFMKMGRFPLPQNIRIGAVGKKTARSLEAIGMKTSIVPKVFSGEMLAEEMAQTAASGDRVLIIRGSLSNRAVFTRMKEKGIEAAELILYKNQSVSGHSGELSRLLETGNIDYATFTSPSIVRSYMQRTEGLNAREPVFVCIGDVTAETLKDYGYDGLIASPFTIEGMVERIIAHVHEEES; this is encoded by the coding sequence ATGAATAAAGAGAAGCCGCTTAGTGGAAAAAAAATCTTGATTACAAGAGAAAAAAACCAGGCGGCTTCTTTTGCGCGTCTCATTGAAGAGAAAGGCGGCTTGCCGTTTGTCATTCCTCTCATTGCTTTTGATGCCGCTGATGATGAGACACAGATTCTGAACGAGCTGAGCAGGCTTCACACGTACCAGTGGATTATTTTTACCAGTGTAAATGGAGTCCGTTTTTTCGATTACTTCATGAAAATGGGAAGATTTCCTTTACCGCAGAATATTCGGATTGGCGCGGTAGGGAAAAAGACAGCCCGCTCTCTTGAAGCAATTGGGATGAAAACCAGCATAGTTCCCAAAGTTTTTTCGGGAGAAATGCTGGCTGAAGAAATGGCACAGACTGCAGCTTCCGGAGACCGCGTTCTTATTATAAGAGGGAGCTTGTCAAATCGGGCAGTCTTTACGAGAATGAAAGAAAAGGGAATCGAAGCTGCCGAGTTAATCCTATATAAAAATCAGTCTGTATCAGGCCATAGCGGGGAACTTTCCCGGCTGCTTGAAACAGGAAATATTGATTACGCCACGTTTACGAGCCCGTCTATCGTGCGCTCTTACATGCAGAGAACGGAAGGACTGAACGCACGGGAGCCGGTATTTGTCTGCATTGGAGACGTGACAGCTGAAACACTGAAAGATTACGGGTATGATGGGCTTATAGCAAGTCCTTTTACCATTGAAGGAATGGTAGAGAGAATCATTGCACATGTACATGAGGAGGAATCTTAA
- the hemL gene encoding glutamate-1-semialdehyde 2,1-aminomutase, with product MRSFEKSKQAFKEAQGLMPGGVNSPVRAFKSVNLDPIFMERGKGSRIYDIDGNEYIDYVLSWGPLIHGHANDQVVESLKKVVESGTSFGAPTLVENELAKLVKERVPSIEIVRMVSSGTEATMSALRLARGYTGRNKIIKFEGCYHGHGDSLLIKAGSGVATLGLPDSPGVPEGVAKNTITVPYNDLESIRAAFNEFGDDIAGIIVEPVAGNMGVVPPQPGFLEGLREVTNQYGALLIFDEVMTGFRVGYNCAQGYFGVTPDLTCLGKVIGGGLPVGAYGGKAEIMEQIAPSGPIYQAGTLSGNPLAMTAGLETLKQLTPESYQEFARKADLLEEGLSAAAEKYGILHTINRAGSMIGIFFTNEQVINYDKAKTSDLDFFASYYREMANEGVFLPPSQFEGLFLSTAHTDDDISKTISAAEKAFSRLK from the coding sequence ATGAGAAGCTTTGAAAAATCCAAGCAGGCATTTAAGGAAGCTCAAGGGTTAATGCCGGGCGGTGTAAACAGTCCGGTTCGAGCATTTAAATCAGTGAATTTGGATCCTATTTTTATGGAGCGCGGAAAAGGCTCCAGAATTTACGACATTGACGGCAATGAATACATTGACTACGTCCTGTCATGGGGCCCGCTTATTCATGGACATGCCAATGATCAGGTTGTTGAGTCTTTGAAAAAGGTCGTAGAATCAGGAACGAGCTTTGGAGCCCCTACTCTGGTTGAGAACGAACTGGCTAAGCTCGTTAAAGAACGGGTTCCATCGATTGAAATCGTCCGGATGGTAAGCTCAGGAACGGAAGCAACGATGAGTGCCCTCCGCCTTGCACGCGGCTACACGGGACGCAATAAAATCATTAAATTCGAAGGCTGCTACCACGGACATGGAGACTCCCTCCTTATTAAAGCAGGTTCAGGAGTTGCTACTCTCGGTTTGCCTGACAGCCCGGGAGTCCCTGAAGGGGTAGCGAAAAATACCATTACGGTCCCTTACAATGACCTGGAAAGCATCCGGGCTGCATTTAATGAATTTGGAGATGATATTGCCGGAATCATTGTTGAGCCGGTTGCAGGGAACATGGGCGTTGTGCCTCCTCAGCCCGGGTTCCTTGAAGGACTGAGGGAAGTAACGAATCAATACGGAGCGCTTCTTATTTTTGATGAAGTGATGACCGGCTTCAGAGTCGGCTATAACTGTGCTCAAGGCTATTTCGGAGTAACGCCGGACTTGACTTGCCTTGGAAAAGTAATCGGCGGAGGTCTTCCGGTAGGGGCTTACGGCGGGAAGGCTGAAATTATGGAACAGATCGCTCCGAGCGGCCCGATTTATCAAGCGGGAACACTTTCAGGCAATCCGCTCGCCATGACAGCGGGACTGGAAACACTGAAGCAGCTTACACCGGAAAGCTATCAGGAATTTGCCCGCAAAGCCGATCTTCTTGAAGAAGGGCTGTCGGCAGCAGCTGAAAAGTACGGCATTCTGCACACCATTAATCGAGCCGGATCCATGATTGGGATTTTCTTTACGAATGAGCAGGTCATCAATTATGATAAAGCGAAAACATCAGACTTGGATTTCTTTGCTTCCTACTACAGGGAAATGGCAAACGAAGGAGTCTTCCTTCCTCCTTCCCAATTTGAAGGGCTTTTCTTATCCACTGCTCATACAGATGATGATATAAGCAAAACGATTTCAGCTGCAGAGAAAGCATTCAGCAGGCTGAAGTAA
- a CDS encoding GGDEF domain-containing protein — protein sequence MDKRLLITLWLTWAIVSPIILYLTYQIWPPDLAGQSLQDLILFLVLMCAVALMPIVVNGTPVFFVEGVSLAVFLYFGLFAEMVMIQLAMIVLLLRVRIGWKDLYRYPVNFLMFMMISLVSGAVYEWMDGGHGSQELTLWFIASILVYVLVSLFVNYLILNNIIWRYIYKRKAPFFSRDFLWEAFAASIVSPFGFILYVLYGQLGILALFYVGLPIVVISIMLNHYYAAKHVNVYLQKASEVGYQLTERLKVEDVLDVFLEKITEMIQVDYAYIIDIVDQASLKVIRKMEDGKHKNSPDKVVSLNEGISGYVYARKKSFLFHKRTQWEHLSKYIPQAAQSMMAFPVFRHQQVVGVVILASNKRRKFENHQLMIVNLLIAHLAVAIENARYHEETVKQSVRCSLTGLYNYRFMEAELEMEFRRMKDGALSQLALILLDIDHFKRVNDTYGHQSGNEVLIQLANRLEKFIGSKGTAARYGGEEFVVLLPEIDRNAALALAEGLRKEIAGKPFLIEQDLEGQSKQQIFITASIGIAQAPLDADDALSLVRHADRAMYTGAKQAGRNKVAGYTK from the coding sequence TTGGATAAACGTCTGCTGATCACCTTATGGTTAACATGGGCTATTGTTTCGCCAATCATTTTATATTTAACGTATCAAATCTGGCCGCCTGATCTGGCAGGGCAATCGCTGCAGGACTTGATTCTTTTCCTCGTGCTGATGTGCGCGGTAGCATTAATGCCGATTGTGGTAAATGGAACACCCGTCTTTTTTGTAGAAGGGGTTTCTCTTGCTGTCTTTTTATATTTTGGATTATTTGCAGAAATGGTGATGATTCAGCTTGCCATGATTGTTTTGCTTTTGAGAGTGCGGATCGGGTGGAAAGATCTTTACAGGTACCCTGTTAACTTTCTCATGTTCATGATGATCTCCTTAGTAAGCGGTGCAGTATATGAATGGATGGACGGCGGCCATGGCTCCCAGGAACTGACTCTTTGGTTTATTGCAAGTATCCTTGTTTATGTTTTGGTTTCCCTTTTTGTAAATTACTTAATTTTAAATAACATCATTTGGAGATATATTTACAAAAGAAAAGCCCCTTTCTTTTCAAGAGATTTCCTATGGGAAGCCTTTGCTGCAAGCATCGTTTCTCCATTCGGATTTATTCTTTATGTATTATACGGACAGCTTGGCATACTTGCTCTTTTTTATGTGGGACTTCCCATTGTCGTCATCTCAATCATGCTGAATCATTATTATGCAGCGAAGCACGTCAATGTCTATTTGCAAAAAGCAAGTGAAGTGGGGTATCAGCTCACAGAAAGATTGAAAGTTGAAGATGTTCTGGATGTGTTTCTTGAAAAAATAACAGAAATGATTCAAGTGGATTATGCGTATATCATCGATATCGTGGACCAAGCCTCTCTCAAAGTCATTCGTAAAATGGAGGATGGAAAACATAAAAATTCTCCAGACAAAGTTGTTTCATTAAACGAAGGAATCAGCGGGTATGTTTACGCTAGAAAAAAGAGTTTTCTCTTTCATAAACGAACTCAATGGGAGCATCTGAGCAAATATATCCCCCAAGCTGCCCAGAGTATGATGGCATTCCCGGTATTCAGGCATCAGCAAGTAGTAGGCGTTGTTATCTTGGCTTCCAATAAAAGAAGAAAATTTGAAAACCATCAGCTAATGATCGTGAATCTGCTGATTGCCCATCTTGCTGTTGCGATTGAAAATGCCCGCTACCACGAAGAAACAGTTAAGCAGTCTGTCCGATGCTCCTTAACCGGTCTGTATAACTATCGTTTTATGGAAGCGGAGCTCGAAATGGAATTTCGCAGAATGAAAGACGGAGCCTTATCTCAGCTGGCTCTGATCCTGCTCGACATCGACCACTTCAAACGGGTCAATGATACGTACGGGCATCAATCCGGAAATGAAGTGCTGATCCAGCTCGCAAACCGTCTTGAAAAATTCATCGGAAGCAAGGGAACAGCAGCAAGGTACGGCGGAGAAGAATTTGTCGTTCTGCTGCCGGAAATCGATAGAAATGCAGCTCTTGCACTGGCTGAAGGCCTCCGGAAGGAAATTGCAGGAAAGCCGTTTCTTATTGAACAGGACTTGGAAGGGCAGTCGAAACAGCAAATTTTTATTACAGCGAGCATTGGTATTGCCCAAGCCCCGCTTGACGCTGACGATGCTTTGTCACTGGTCCGCCATGCTGACAGGGCCATGTACACCGGAGCCAAGCAGGCAGGCAGAAACAAGGTAGCTGGATACACAAAATAA
- the ysxE gene encoding spore coat protein YsxE — MEDFQAILDQYQVKLEFAEQHSPRLIKVYSPQGTFALKKLRASRSAVFEDRVRSVYEAGYTNLIPIYRNVHNQLVTAGRQDYYYLMPWLPDSQSDERSARHDYLFKETAKLHRKTLQEIKLKGGEAEASFEATKKRWEEQKNAYEAYVEKCEKQWYLSPFELQAVTYFVEAARATDFAIERLEEWNEAMKEKETARTSFIHGNLSVQHVVYDSSEKSYLINFEKARRAAPMNDLLQFYYKTFNTYPIRCEECVDWFYTYQKDFPFTKEEMPLFISYLSYPEALYRTVLAPGNQMNKPSQLQQNKDLIKAYWYFKNNEYFVMRLVDIENKKKAEAQTEG; from the coding sequence ATGGAGGACTTTCAAGCTATTCTTGACCAGTACCAGGTAAAACTCGAATTTGCGGAACAGCATAGTCCGAGGCTTATTAAAGTGTATTCCCCGCAGGGCACCTTTGCTCTCAAAAAACTGAGAGCTTCAAGATCTGCCGTGTTTGAGGATCGGGTCCGTTCTGTGTATGAAGCCGGCTATACGAATCTTATCCCTATATACCGCAATGTTCATAATCAATTGGTTACCGCAGGCAGACAGGATTATTATTATCTCATGCCCTGGCTCCCGGATTCACAGTCTGATGAACGCAGTGCAAGGCATGATTATCTATTTAAAGAGACCGCAAAGCTGCACAGAAAGACTTTGCAGGAAATCAAATTAAAGGGTGGAGAAGCGGAAGCGAGCTTTGAAGCCACCAAAAAGAGATGGGAAGAGCAGAAAAACGCGTATGAAGCATATGTTGAGAAATGCGAAAAACAGTGGTATCTTTCCCCGTTTGAGCTTCAGGCTGTAACGTATTTTGTTGAAGCTGCACGGGCAACAGATTTTGCAATTGAAAGGCTAGAGGAATGGAACGAAGCCATGAAGGAAAAAGAGACAGCGAGGACTTCATTTATTCATGGAAACTTGTCCGTTCAGCATGTGGTATATGATTCCAGTGAGAAGAGCTATTTAATCAATTTTGAAAAAGCCCGTCGAGCGGCGCCGATGAATGACCTCCTTCAGTTTTATTATAAAACCTTTAATACGTATCCGATTCGCTGCGAAGAATGTGTAGACTGGTTTTACACCTACCAAAAGGATTTCCCTTTTACAAAGGAAGAAATGCCGCTTTTTATCAGCTACCTATCCTATCCCGAGGCACTATACCGGACTGTCCTTGCGCCGGGAAATCAAATGAATAAACCATCTCAGCTGCAGCAAAACAAGGATTTGATTAAGGCATATTGGTATTTTAAAAACAACGAATACTTTGTGATGAGGCTTGTGGATATCGAAAATAAGAAAAAGGCTGAAGCACAGACTGAGGGATGA
- a CDS encoding valine--tRNA ligase — MNENQQPNLPTKYDPNAVEQNRYQFWLDGKYFEAENNQDKQPYTIVIPPPNVTGKLHLGHAWDTTLQDILTRMKRMQGYDVLWLPGMDHAGIATQAKVEAKLREEGKSRYDLGREAFVEETWKWKEEYASHIREQWSKLGLGLDYSRERFTLDEGLSKAVREVFVTLYNKGLIYRGEYIINWDPATKTALSDIEVIYKDVQGAFYHMRYPLTDGSGHIEIATTRPETMLGDTAVAVHPEDERYKHLIGKMVTLPITGREIPIVADDYVDMEFGSGAVKITPAHDPNDFEIGNRHNLPRILVMNEDGTMNDKAGKYEGMDRFACRKQIVKDLQEDGVLFNIEDHPHSVGHSERSGAVVEPYLSTQWFVKMQPLADAAVDLQSSDEKVNFVPERFEKTYLHWMENIRDWCISRQLWWGHRIPAWYHNETGEVHVGHEPPFNPENWKQDEDVLDTWFSSALWPFSTMGWPDTESIDYQRFYPTDVLVTGYDIIFFWVSRMIFQGLEFTEQRPFNDVLIHGLVRDDQGRKMSKSLGNGVDPMEVIDQYGADSLRYFLATGSSPGQDLRFSFEKVESTWNFANKIWNASRFALMNMEGLTFDQIDLTGEKSVADQWILTRLNETIEQVTKLADRYEFGEVGRVLYNFIWDDFCDWYIEMAKIPLYGEDEAAKHTTRSILAYVLDQTLRLLHPIMPFITEEIWQSLPHEGESITVAKWPQVKPELSNEQAASDMKLLMEIIRSVRNIRAEVNTPMSKKIQLKIKTKHEEATQQLENNRSYLERFCNPSSLEIGTDLPSEDKAMTAVVTGAELILPLEGLINMEEEMKRLEKELDKWTNEVERVQKKLGNEGFVKKAPEKVIEEERAKEKEYVEKRDSVLARIAELKG, encoded by the coding sequence ATGAATGAAAATCAGCAGCCCAATCTGCCAACAAAATACGATCCAAATGCAGTAGAACAGAACCGCTACCAATTTTGGCTGGACGGAAAATATTTTGAAGCAGAAAACAACCAGGACAAACAGCCTTACACGATTGTAATCCCTCCCCCAAACGTAACTGGAAAGCTCCACCTCGGTCATGCCTGGGATACAACCCTGCAGGATATCCTTACCAGGATGAAGCGCATGCAGGGGTATGACGTGCTGTGGCTTCCGGGAATGGATCATGCCGGCATTGCAACACAGGCAAAAGTGGAAGCAAAGCTCCGTGAAGAGGGAAAATCCCGCTACGACCTTGGACGCGAAGCATTCGTTGAAGAAACGTGGAAATGGAAGGAAGAGTATGCATCTCATATCCGTGAGCAGTGGTCAAAGCTTGGACTCGGGCTGGATTACTCCCGTGAACGCTTTACTCTTGATGAGGGGCTTTCAAAAGCAGTTAGGGAAGTATTTGTCACGCTTTACAACAAAGGACTGATCTACCGCGGTGAGTACATCATTAACTGGGATCCTGCAACGAAAACCGCATTATCGGATATAGAGGTTATTTACAAGGATGTACAAGGTGCGTTTTATCATATGCGCTATCCGCTTACAGATGGATCGGGCCATATTGAGATTGCAACGACCCGGCCGGAAACGATGCTAGGGGATACAGCGGTAGCGGTTCACCCTGAGGACGAGCGCTACAAACACCTGATCGGAAAAATGGTCACCCTGCCGATTACCGGCAGAGAAATTCCAATTGTGGCCGATGACTATGTGGATATGGAGTTTGGGTCTGGAGCGGTTAAAATTACTCCTGCCCACGATCCGAATGATTTTGAAATTGGAAACCGGCATAACCTGCCTCGCATTCTCGTTATGAACGAAGATGGAACGATGAATGATAAAGCAGGCAAATATGAAGGAATGGACCGTTTTGCCTGCCGCAAGCAAATTGTGAAGGATCTGCAGGAGGATGGTGTGCTTTTCAATATCGAAGACCATCCGCACTCAGTTGGACATAGCGAACGAAGCGGTGCTGTAGTTGAGCCTTATCTTTCTACACAGTGGTTTGTAAAAATGCAGCCGCTGGCTGATGCAGCAGTTGATCTTCAATCCTCTGACGAAAAAGTAAATTTTGTTCCTGAGCGGTTTGAAAAAACATATTTGCACTGGATGGAAAACATCCGCGACTGGTGTATTTCAAGACAGCTATGGTGGGGACACCGCATTCCAGCCTGGTATCACAATGAAACGGGTGAGGTTCACGTTGGACATGAGCCGCCATTCAATCCTGAAAACTGGAAGCAGGATGAAGATGTACTCGATACATGGTTCAGCTCCGCACTTTGGCCGTTTTCAACGATGGGGTGGCCTGACACAGAATCCATCGACTATCAGCGCTTCTATCCGACTGATGTTCTCGTAACCGGCTATGATATTATCTTTTTCTGGGTATCACGGATGATTTTCCAGGGTCTCGAGTTTACAGAACAGCGTCCATTTAATGATGTTCTCATTCACGGACTTGTAAGAGATGATCAAGGCCGCAAAATGAGTAAATCTCTCGGTAACGGTGTAGATCCAATGGAAGTGATTGACCAATACGGAGCGGATTCACTGCGGTACTTCCTTGCAACGGGCAGTTCACCCGGGCAGGATTTGCGCTTCAGCTTTGAAAAGGTTGAGTCCACTTGGAACTTTGCCAATAAAATTTGGAATGCCTCCCGTTTTGCATTGATGAACATGGAAGGATTGACGTTCGATCAAATCGACTTAACCGGGGAAAAATCAGTGGCGGATCAATGGATACTAACACGCCTGAACGAAACCATTGAACAAGTGACGAAGCTTGCTGACCGCTATGAATTCGGTGAAGTCGGCCGTGTTCTTTACAACTTTATCTGGGATGACTTCTGCGACTGGTATATTGAAATGGCTAAAATTCCATTGTACGGGGAAGACGAGGCGGCAAAGCATACGACTCGTTCCATTCTTGCATACGTGCTGGATCAGACACTAAGACTCCTTCATCCAATTATGCCGTTTATCACGGAGGAAATCTGGCAGAGTCTTCCACATGAAGGAGAATCCATTACGGTTGCCAAATGGCCTCAAGTAAAACCTGAGCTAAGCAACGAGCAGGCGGCAAGCGATATGAAGCTGCTGATGGAAATTATCCGTTCAGTCCGGAACATCCGTGCGGAAGTGAATACGCCGATGAGCAAAAAAATTCAGCTAAAAATCAAAACAAAACATGAAGAAGCGACACAGCAGCTTGAAAACAACCGCTCCTATCTGGAACGCTTCTGCAACCCAAGCTCGCTTGAAATCGGAACAGATTTGCCTTCCGAGGATAAGGCGATGACAGCAGTAGTTACTGGAGCAGAACTCATTCTTCCGCTTGAAGGCTTGATTAATATGGAAGAAGAAATGAAACGCCTTGAAAAAGAACTGGATAAATGGACGAATGAAGTAGAACGTGTCCAGAAGAAACTGGGTAACGAAGGCTTCGTGAAGAAGGCACCTGAAAAGGTCATTGAAGAAGAACGTGCGAAGGAAAAAGAATACGTCGAAAAACGGGATTCCGTTTTGGCGAGAATTGCAGAATTGAAAGGCTAA
- a CDS encoding bifunctional folylpolyglutamate synthase/dihydrofolate synthase encodes MLNTYEEALNWIHSRLRFGIKPGLGRMIGMMEKLGNPHKKIPVIHVAGTNGKGSTVSYMRSILNEAGYKAGTFTSPYLETFNERISMNGIPISDADLVRLANAIKPVAERVEAETNEAPTEFEIITAMAFLYFGEMNPPDYVLLETGLGGRLDSTNIAEPILSIITNAGFDHMNILGNTIEEIATEKAGIIKRNTPVVTGVEKSKGLEQIRKKAADENAEVYVLGQDFQTSEVQSHTEGETFSFTSPFGNWKDLQISMFGVHQTVNASLALTALSLLKEKGHIQLSDEQVRQGLYAAKWSGRYEVISREPLIVIDGAHNLEGVQSLTKTLRSHERGKTIHMLFTALEDKEYGKMLNELEKAADYLYFTEFDFPRAASSASLYNACRIENKRIAEDWKLFLKEFPKNLNRDEMLIICGSLYFISQVRQYLLADKKKILGE; translated from the coding sequence ATGCTGAATACATATGAAGAAGCACTGAATTGGATTCACTCCCGTTTAAGGTTCGGGATTAAACCAGGCCTTGGCCGAATGATTGGAATGATGGAGAAACTCGGGAATCCTCATAAGAAGATTCCGGTGATCCATGTAGCAGGTACGAACGGGAAGGGTTCAACGGTTTCCTATATGAGGTCCATATTAAATGAGGCGGGCTATAAGGCAGGTACCTTTACTTCTCCTTACCTGGAGACGTTTAATGAACGGATCAGCATGAACGGTATTCCCATCAGTGATGCTGACCTAGTCCGGCTGGCAAATGCCATAAAACCTGTGGCAGAAAGAGTGGAAGCAGAAACAAACGAAGCACCGACAGAATTTGAAATCATCACGGCCATGGCGTTTCTTTATTTTGGAGAAATGAATCCACCTGATTATGTCCTGCTAGAAACCGGACTTGGCGGTAGACTGGATTCCACGAATATAGCAGAACCGATCCTGTCCATTATTACAAATGCCGGCTTTGACCATATGAACATTCTTGGCAATACGATAGAGGAAATCGCAACGGAAAAAGCCGGAATCATTAAAAGGAATACCCCGGTGGTGACAGGTGTAGAGAAAAGCAAAGGGCTTGAACAGATCCGGAAGAAAGCAGCGGATGAAAATGCCGAAGTGTACGTATTAGGTCAAGATTTTCAAACAAGTGAGGTTCAGTCACACACTGAAGGCGAAACATTCTCTTTTACATCTCCATTTGGAAACTGGAAGGACCTCCAGATTTCAATGTTCGGAGTGCATCAGACCGTTAATGCATCGCTGGCTCTCACCGCCCTTTCCCTGCTAAAAGAAAAAGGACACATCCAGCTATCAGATGAACAAGTCAGACAAGGTTTGTATGCAGCAAAATGGAGCGGAAGATATGAAGTAATCAGCCGTGAACCGCTCATCGTGATAGACGGTGCACATAATCTTGAGGGTGTACAAAGCTTAACAAAAACGCTGCGAAGCCATGAAAGAGGAAAAACGATTCATATGCTCTTTACTGCGCTTGAAGACAAAGAATATGGAAAAATGCTGAATGAATTAGAAAAGGCAGCTGATTATCTATATTTTACTGAATTTGATTTTCCCCGCGCAGCTTCCAGTGCGTCCCTATACAACGCCTGCCGAATAGAAAATAAGAGAATAGCAGAGGACTGGAAATTATTTTTGAAAGAATTTCCCAAGAACTTAAATCGCGATGAAATGCTGATTATATGCGGGTCTTTGTACTTTATTTCTCAGGTTCGACAATATCTGCTAGCAGACAAAAAGAAAATTTTAGGCGAATAG
- the spoVID gene encoding stage VI sporulation protein D: protein MSQDAALRFSVEESVWFQKGQEVFELLSISLDPNIAIEEHDQYVSIRGALQLTGEYRAVLNPENDDKEFEFSAARFVNEVNVREDGTHELLHRFPVDITIPKNRIDKIEEVYVSIDSFDYDLPEAKCLKLFADLSITGIDENRREAEEVQAIQEVREEEKEQQFEALYRDEAVQHADEETYEAEARTEAEKEEAFQELYAYRSEEEALLNEETGREYPEIDVEVRKQSFEYQEIQPLHEEPAVKEAIADHRSEAREKQGSAGAQSENSLLLTKLFGRDEDEELTRLKICIVQQGETIDSICERYALSAQQLIRVNHLAADKDVYEGQTLYIPQYASSK from the coding sequence TTGTCACAGGATGCGGCATTGCGATTTTCTGTAGAAGAGTCTGTTTGGTTTCAAAAAGGACAGGAAGTGTTTGAACTTTTATCGATATCCCTGGATCCGAATATAGCGATTGAAGAGCATGATCAGTATGTTTCCATAAGAGGAGCCCTTCAGCTGACGGGAGAATATCGTGCGGTTCTGAATCCTGAAAATGACGATAAGGAATTTGAGTTTTCAGCAGCGCGCTTCGTTAATGAGGTAAATGTCAGAGAGGACGGCACCCATGAGCTTTTGCACCGGTTTCCAGTCGATATAACGATTCCCAAAAACAGAATTGACAAGATCGAGGAAGTCTATGTATCCATTGACTCGTTTGATTACGATTTGCCTGAAGCGAAATGCTTAAAGCTGTTTGCTGACTTGTCTATAACAGGCATAGACGAGAATCGCAGGGAAGCGGAAGAGGTACAAGCAATTCAGGAAGTTCGAGAAGAGGAAAAGGAACAGCAGTTTGAAGCTCTTTACCGGGATGAAGCTGTTCAGCATGCGGATGAAGAAACGTACGAAGCAGAAGCGAGAACAGAAGCGGAAAAAGAAGAGGCATTTCAGGAGCTTTATGCTTACAGAAGTGAAGAAGAGGCGCTGTTGAATGAAGAGACTGGAAGAGAATATCCTGAAATTGACGTGGAGGTTCGAAAACAGTCCTTTGAGTACCAGGAAATACAGCCATTACATGAGGAACCTGCAGTTAAAGAAGCAATAGCAGATCACCGGTCAGAAGCAAGAGAAAAACAGGGATCCGCCGGTGCACAAAGTGAAAACTCATTATTGCTTACAAAATTGTTCGGCCGTGATGAAGATGAAGAACTAACCAGGCTTAAGATATGCATCGTGCAGCAGGGAGAAACCATTGATTCTATTTGCGAGCGCTATGCTTTATCCGCTCAGCAGTTAATCAGGGTTAACCATCTGGCTGCAGATAAAGATGTTTATGAGGGGCAGACTCTTTACATTCCCCAATACGCCAGCAGCAAGTAA
- the hemB gene encoding porphobilinogen synthase, whose protein sequence is MDLQFARHRRLRSSEGMRAMMRETFLRPEDFIYPIFVVEGENKRNAVASMPGVEQVSLDHLNTEMQELVDLGIRSVIVFGVPDYKDAVGSEAYHDHGIVQKAIRQIKESFPDLTVVADTCLCQYTDHGHCGVIEEGKILNDPSLDLLARTAVSQAKAGADIIAPSNMMDGFTAAIRKGLDENGFEDVPVMSYAVKYASAFYGPFRDAAHSTPQFGDRKTYQMDPANRLEAMREAESDVREGADFLIVKPALSYLDIMRDVKNSFNLPIVAYNVSGEYSMIKAAAQNGWVDEKAIVLEKLTSMKRAGADLIITYHAKDAARWLKEQ, encoded by the coding sequence ATGGATTTACAGTTTGCCAGACACCGCAGACTTCGTTCAAGCGAAGGAATGCGGGCGATGATGAGAGAAACATTTCTAAGACCGGAAGATTTCATTTATCCGATTTTTGTCGTAGAGGGAGAGAACAAGCGGAATGCAGTGGCGTCCATGCCGGGTGTTGAACAGGTATCGCTGGATCATCTAAATACAGAAATGCAGGAGCTTGTGGATTTAGGAATCCGCTCCGTGATTGTTTTCGGAGTTCCTGATTATAAGGATGCAGTAGGATCTGAAGCATACCATGATCATGGGATTGTTCAAAAAGCGATCCGTCAAATTAAAGAGAGCTTTCCCGATTTAACAGTTGTAGCGGATACGTGCCTTTGCCAATATACGGACCACGGTCATTGCGGAGTAATTGAAGAGGGGAAAATACTTAATGACCCGTCCCTTGATTTGCTGGCCAGAACAGCGGTCAGCCAGGCTAAAGCGGGTGCTGACATTATTGCCCCTTCCAATATGATGGATGGATTCACAGCAGCAATCCGTAAAGGGCTCGATGAAAATGGCTTCGAAGATGTCCCGGTTATGTCTTATGCCGTTAAATATGCGAGTGCTTTTTACGGTCCTTTCCGCGATGCAGCACACAGTACCCCGCAGTTTGGAGACCGCAAAACGTATCAAATGGATCCGGCTAACCGCTTGGAAGCAATGAGAGAAGCAGAATCCGATGTACGGGAAGGAGCGGACTTCCTGATTGTGAAACCGGCTCTCTCCTATCTTGATATAATGCGCGATGTGAAAAACAGCTTTAATCTCCCGATTGTTGCCTATAATGTAAGCGGTGAGTACTCCATGATTAAAGCAGCGGCTCAAAATGGATGGGTTGACGAAAAAGCGATTGTTCTTGAGAAACTGACAAGCATGAAGCGCGCTGGCGCGGACCTGATTATCACGTATCACGCAAAAGATGCAGCCCGGTGGCTGAAGGAGCAGTAA